The Candidatus Celerinatantimonas neptuna DNA segment GCAACGACTTGATCTGAGATTTCACGCATCATCCGCTCTTGCTTAGGATCGCAAAGATCAAGTGCCGGACGGACATGTAATACCCCAGCATCCACATGGCCAAACATCCCATAATGCAGGCCCCGGCTGTCTAACAGCGCTCTAAACTCCATAATATAATCAGCCAGATGTTCAGGAGGAACACATGTGTCTTCGGTAAATGCAACAGGTTTTTGCCGTCCTTCTGTTTTACCTAATAAACCTACTGCTTTTTTACGCATCGCATAGATTTTCCCAATACTCGGCAAATCATCACAAATTTGATAACCAAGGATGCTTTGTTCTTGCTCTGCAACATCGAGAATAGCGGTAAGTTTTTCGACTTTAACTCGCTGATCATCTAAATCATCACCTGCAAATTCGACGATATTTATGCCATTCATCGTTTGACCAGGAACATCTTTAAGCAAATGATGTACGCTATGCCAGATGACATCTTCGCGCGCTAAATTAAGAACATTGGAATCAACTGTTTCAACGGATAGCGCTTTCGCTTTAACAAGTGCTGGAGCATGGCGCAGTGCTGATTCGAAAGAAGGATACTTAACATTCACCAAGGTTCGATATTTAGGAATAGATGTTAAATCTAGTTTTGCTTCACAAATAAAAGCCAGCGATCCCTCACTCCCACAAAGCAAACGAGTCAGATCAAACCGCTCTGTCTGTGGAATATAGGCATTTTTTAAATCATAACCGGTTAAAAACCGATTGAGCCTGGGAAATTTTTCCTCAATAAGCTCGCGATGATCGATACAACATTGAGCTGCAACCTGCAGATACGAATCATCACTGGATAATGCCTCTTTCGCGTCTAATGATCCTGTTTCAAGTTTTCTCCCATCCACAGTCACGGCCGTTACCGACAGAACATGCTCACTGGTTTTACCATATTGAAGTGACCCCTGCCCAGACGCATCTGTATTAATCATTCCCCCTAATGTTGCCCGATTACTCGTTGACAACTCCGGAGCAAAAAATAATCCATGTGGACGCAACAAAGCATTCAGTGCATCTTTAACCATCCCGGTTTGCACCCGAACCCATTTTTGCTCAACATTTAATTCGATCAGCTGATTCATATGTCTGGATAAATCAACCACAATGCCATCGGTTAATGATTGGCCATTGGTTCCCGTTCCACCGCCTCTGGGGGTCAACTTCACCGTATGAAACGTAGATTCCCCGGCAAGTTGCGTCGCTTTAATCACGTCATCTGTAGACTTTGGAAAAATCACGGCCTGAGGTAGTAGCTGATAGACTGAATTGTCCGTCGCTACAGCCAGCCGGCTGGAATAACTGGTTTCAATTTCACCAGCAAATCCCGAATCTTCTAATTGTTTCAGGTAATGCTGATACTGCACTGATAACGGCGGTGTTTCGGATAATTTTGGAATCATAATAATTAAGAAAATGCTGTATGGCACGATGTTATGTTCAGGCAGTATAACACATCCTAAAATAACCTCAGCTTGGAGAAATGATGGTTTTTCAATTAGGTAAGAGCATAAACTAAATCAACACGGCAAAGCTTAAAATAATAAGCTTTCAACCGTGAAATCCAACAACTTCCGGGGTAAAAAACCCCTGTTTACACTGAAACAGGGGCTGAGTAATATTTTTGAACGTTTGATGCTTACTTAATGACGCATCCGGCGCCGACTCTGAGTGAGACGATGACGACGTTTCGTCGCTCGTTTGCGTTCATCTCTGCTATGTTCTACATAGAAAAACAACTCGTCGCGTTCCGGTTGATTTTTCCAAAGCATCCCCTACAACCCTCATTGATGGATTAAATTAACGGTGGCTTCAAGATAGGATCAACTGTGTATGCCCATTGATGCGAATCTGAGTCATCGATACGCCAAACAGCTCGGCCAGTCTTGACTCAGTCAAAACGTGCTGAGCCTCCCTATATATTGTAAGACGGCCTTGCTCGAGTAACAATACATCCATTGAATAAAATGTTGCAATATTGAGATCGTGCAAAGACAAAAAATCGTTTTTCCTTGTTTTTGTAAAGTCATCAATATATCCATAACCATGTGCTGATATTTAGGATCAAGGAAGCCCAAGGGTTCATCAAGCAACATCAATTGATGATTTGGGCTCAGCCGATGCTCCCCAATTACAAGCAAACAAGATAAATAAACACGTTGCAGTTTTTGCAAAACATCTTCAATAATTTGAGCCCGTAAACCAATAAACCGTTTTCCATCTGCAAATTATTTTGCCTCAAGGTGTAATTGTTCAGAGACACTCAGATAAGCACGATGAGGTGGCTGTTGAGCTAACCAGCTACGAAATTTTGCCAGCTCGCTTATCGAATAATCAGCTAATCGCTTACCTGATAAAAACACCTGCCCGCGTTGAAGAGGAAGAAAGCCGGCTAATGCTTCCAAAAGAGTTAATTTCCTTGACCCATTCGGGCCACAAACAGCAATGATTTTCCCACTGTCAATCTCAAGGTGATCAATTTTCAGATAATCGCGAACCTGAAGCTGGTCAATCTTAATCATAGTGCTAACGCAATAATAAAATGAATAGCAATGGTGCGCCAAATGTGGCAGTAATCACACCAATAGGCAACTCAGTCCTCTTAATATAGACATGGCTACAATATCCACAGCTAATACAGTAATTGCACCACCCAGAGTACTCATAACCAACAATTGCCTTTTATTCGTCTCCCATCCACCGCCTTAACATGTGAGGCACCAATAAACCGATAAGACTGATTGTTCCGGCACACACAACAGCAATAGCGGTTAACAATGCAACCCACAGTATTAGCCTGGGCCTCATCCGGTTAACATCAACGCCCAGAGAAAAAGCATAATGTTCACCAAGTAGGATAAAATTAAGATGGTGAGGATCCTTAAACAAAAGAAATAAAATCAGTATAAATAAACCACGTAATACCGGCACTGGTTACAGTGCCAATCACAACACCAAACAACAATAATATTCCAGGACCAGAATTGAGCCGTTTTGCTAAAGAAAACAGAACAATCGCAACAAATAATCCAGGTGCAACAAACCATCGAATTCGAATACCTTGCAAGCTTATTGATTCCTGTCGATAAATTGTATGCACTGCTCAGTTGACATGACTTTCACTAAAATAGCCGCACGTTGCCCGACCTGAACATGGGCATTCGGGAACACAACCCCTTTGGGACCATCGACCACAATAACCTCCCGGTTAGCCTGAAAAGCAACAACATCTTGTGAGTTAAATTCTGTAAAATTAGGCAGGTCATGTGCAAAATTTAATTTAAAATCAGATTGTTCACGATTAATCACATCCGTCACTTGATACCACTGACATCGCCTCAAATTGAGCGGCTCTAAAACCAGTTCCTCCCGGCTTAACAACTGACGCATACTCTGATCAAGAACCCAAAGACGAGTCAGATCATTCTGGCCAAAAGGATGCACCTGACCAAGTTCAACCGTAAATGCATCTGCTTGATAATTTAGTGCACTATGGTAACTAAACGTTGTTGTCGGCTGATGAAAAAACAGCAAGCAATCAACACCACAATGCTGTAAAAAATTAAGTTGATCCAGATGATAAGGACGGTTTGGCATATAGGGGACAACGGCAAATTTTTCATGAACCGATTTTCGAATTGCCGTATGTAAATCGTAATGATAACGACGCCCCGGATATTCAAGATAAAAATAATCCAGCCACGTTTCTAATTCAGCCGCTCTACGATGCTCAATACTATCACCATCACGATAGGCCCCATTAAATAACCGATTCAGATTATGGTCCAATTCACGCTGCCCTGCGATCATGGCTAATGGATGACCAAACAGTAATAACAACGGATGAACCAAACGTAGCTCTTCGTTTATGAGATCATTTAATAGTTGATTAAGCCATTCAACAGGCGCTGTTTCATTTCCATGAACACCCGCAGAAAGAACAATTACCTTTTGAGGTGAGCTGACTCTAGCCGGAATAATTTCAATAGCCCCGGCACCTAATAAACGGACCCGGCTATCATCAGAAAGCCGACCTTCAGCCGGCTTTTGATAGTCTGGATTCTCTAATAAATACGCCAAATAATCATTTGTAAACGGCAACATGCCAATACTCCACTTTGACACTTTCATGACTCGGTTATTATCTTAAACAACTGAGCACTAAAGCCCGCATCTCTCATCATTCATTTACAGCAGTTTGCCGATTTTAAGACAAAACTCAATCATCAGAGAAAAACAGCGCTGGGGCATGGTAACGTTTAGCGATGTTTTTGGCAGCTATTGTTTAGAAAAGTCAGGTTCTGTACCGTGTAATCATCTCCGCAGATCAGGGCCTGACCATGAGTAAATGAACAGAAATACCGCCTTTTGAGTTCATTAAAACGAGTCTTAAGCTTTGTTACGCCCTGTTCTCTTAGAATACGAAGCCTTACAGTCCGCACCGCAACAAAAACGCGTTTTATTTCAACAGAATTCAACCGCCAAACGTCAACATGTCCACCCTATTATGCCGATTACAAGAAACAAACAAAAGTAAACATCAATACAGTTCTGTATTATTCCAATGCCGGATAAGGCTCTAACTTCCAGATTTTCTCAACATAGTCTTCAATTGACCGGTCCGAGTTAAACTTACCAACACTCGCAGCATTAATAATAGCCATTCTGGCCCAGCGTTTTTTATCCCGGTAAGCTTCATCCACCAGCTGTTGAGCATTGATATATGAATCATAATCAGCCAGGCACATGAAGGGATCACCACCATCAAGCAGACTATGTTTAATAGAAGATAAAGCCCCCGGCTCATGGGGTGTAAAATAATCACTATCAAGCCAGTCAAGAATAGATTTTAACTCAGGGTTGCTATAGTAATAATCACGGCTGTTATACCCTTCATGCCATTTCGCATTCACCTGATCCACAGTCATGCCGAATATAAAGATATTTTCATCTCCGACTTCTTCACGAATTTCTACATTGGCGCCATCCATTGTCCCGATTGTCACTGCACCATTCAGGGCAAATTTCATATTACCGGTTCCTGAAGCCTCTTTACCCGCTGTCGATATTTGCTCTGACACATCACCAGCCGGGATCATCTGTTCAGCCAGAGTCACACGGTAGTTTGGCAGAAAAACAACCTTTATTTTATCTTGAATTCGTTTATCCGCATTAATGCGATCAGCAATTTTATTAATGGCAAAAATAATATCTTTTGCTAATTTGTAGCCTGGAGCAGCTTTTGCGCCAAAAATAAAAACCCGGGGCTGAACATCCAACGTTGGCTCCTGAAGCAGTCGCCGATATAACGTTAAAATATGCAACATATTCAGATGTTGCCGTTTATATTCGTGTAAACGCTTAATCTGAATATCAAAGATAGCATCAGGGCTCACTTCAATACCCATTTGCTCCATAATAATATGCGCTAAATCTTCTTTGTTCTGACGTTTTATATCCATAAATCGGCTCTGAAACTGAGGGTCATCCGCATAATCTAATGCTTTTTTCAGTAAACCTAAATCCGTTGGCCAATGTGCGCCGCAAACTTCATCAAATAATG contains these protein-coding regions:
- the astE gene encoding Succinylglutamate desuccinylase, producing the protein MLPFTNDYLAYLLENPDYQKPAEGRLSDDSRVRLLGAGAIEIIPARVSSPQKVIVLSAGVHGNETAPVEWLNQLLNDLINEELRLVHPLLLLFGHPLAMIAGQRELDHNLNRLFNGAYRDGDSIEHRRAAELETWLDYFYLEYPGRRYHYDLHTAIRKSVHEKFAVVPYMPNRPYHLDQLNFLQHCGVDCLLFFHQPTTTFSYHSALNYQADAFTVELGQVHPFGQNDLTRLWVLDQSMRQLLSREELVLEPLNLRRCQWYQVTDVINREQSDFKLNFAHDLPNFTEFNSQDVVAFQANREVIVVDGPKGVVFPNAHVQVGQRAAILVKVMSTEQCIQFIDRNQ
- the btuD_10 gene encoding Vitamin B12 import ATP-binding protein BtuD — protein: MIKIDQLQVRDYLKIDHLEIDSGKIIAVCGPNGSRKLTLLEALAGFLPLQRGQVFLSGKRLADYSISELAKFRSWLAQQPPHRAYLSVSEQLHLEAK